Proteins from one Streptomyces caniferus genomic window:
- a CDS encoding APC family permease yields MSQFFRPKRMMVGRPLDSARLGETLLPKRLALPIFCSDPLSSVAYATEEILLVVGLGGIALLHLTWYAAAAIVLVLVVVVASYRQTCYAYPGGGGAYLVSAQNLGRNAALTAASALLVDYVLTVAVSVVSGVAAITSAIPALGGHDMALSVGFVALLAMMNLRGVRESGRVFAVPTYGFVFFIYLMFAFAAVRIATGATPRAASADLPLHAVSSYTGLALVLLGMRAFASGCTALTGVEAISNGVPAFRRPKSRNAATTLLIMGFFSVTMFAGITVLAMLYEVHVAVEPTELGLPPDTPTSTALAQIGRATFGDVTVLFYLLQAFTAGVLILAANTAFNGFPMLASILAEDAYVPRQLRNRGDRLVFSNGIILLALAAIGLIVLFKAELTHLIQLYIIGVFVSFTLSQTGMVRHWRTALAAPGLPARERVRRRRSQAINAVGAVLTGVVLIVVLITKFTHGAWIVVIAMPLLFLGMRAVHQHYERVARELAITPGARPWEPAGNSVLVLVNALNAPTLKALGYARAMRPTSLDALIVAVEPGDVRGLREQWDAHDITVPLQVLSSPYRDFTRPVIDYVLDVCARHPGGAVTVVIPEYIVGRWWEAPLHNQSALRLKARLLFTPGVTVVNVPYRLPSGRARGG; encoded by the coding sequence ATGAGTCAATTCTTCAGGCCGAAGCGGATGATGGTGGGCCGTCCGCTGGACAGTGCGCGGCTCGGTGAGACGCTGCTGCCGAAGCGACTGGCGCTACCGATCTTCTGCAGCGACCCGCTGTCCTCGGTCGCGTACGCCACCGAGGAGATCCTGCTGGTCGTCGGCCTCGGCGGGATCGCCCTGCTCCATCTGACCTGGTATGCCGCGGCCGCCATCGTGCTGGTGCTGGTGGTCGTGGTCGCGTCCTACCGGCAGACCTGTTACGCGTACCCCGGGGGCGGCGGGGCCTACCTCGTCAGCGCGCAGAACCTCGGGCGCAACGCGGCGCTCACCGCGGCCAGCGCGCTGCTCGTGGACTATGTGCTCACCGTCGCGGTCTCCGTGGTCTCCGGCGTCGCCGCGATCACCTCCGCGATTCCGGCGCTCGGCGGCCACGACATGGCGCTGTCCGTCGGGTTCGTGGCGCTGCTGGCGATGATGAACTTGCGCGGCGTACGGGAATCGGGTCGGGTCTTCGCCGTCCCCACCTACGGGTTCGTCTTCTTCATCTATCTGATGTTCGCGTTCGCGGCCGTGCGGATCGCCACCGGCGCGACGCCCCGCGCCGCATCCGCGGATCTCCCGCTGCACGCCGTCTCGTCCTACACGGGCCTGGCGCTCGTCCTGCTGGGTATGCGGGCCTTCGCGTCCGGCTGCACCGCGCTGACCGGTGTCGAGGCGATCAGCAACGGAGTGCCCGCCTTCCGCAGACCCAAGAGCCGCAACGCCGCCACCACACTGCTGATCATGGGGTTCTTCTCCGTCACCATGTTCGCCGGGATCACGGTCCTGGCGATGCTCTACGAGGTGCACGTCGCGGTGGAGCCCACCGAACTGGGGCTGCCGCCGGACACCCCGACCTCCACCGCGCTCGCCCAGATCGGCCGGGCCACCTTCGGCGACGTCACCGTGCTCTTCTATCTGCTGCAGGCGTTCACGGCCGGTGTGCTGATCCTCGCCGCCAACACCGCCTTCAACGGCTTCCCGATGCTGGCGTCGATCCTCGCCGAGGACGCCTATGTTCCCCGGCAACTGCGCAACCGGGGCGACCGGCTGGTCTTCTCCAACGGCATCATCCTGCTCGCGCTGGCCGCCATCGGGCTGATCGTCCTGTTCAAGGCGGAACTCACCCACCTCATCCAGCTCTACATCATCGGCGTCTTCGTCTCCTTCACGCTCTCCCAGACCGGCATGGTCCGGCACTGGCGGACCGCACTCGCCGCACCCGGACTGCCGGCCCGGGAACGGGTCCGGCGCCGGCGCTCGCAGGCGATCAACGCGGTCGGCGCGGTGCTCACCGGAGTGGTCCTGATCGTCGTTCTGATCACCAAGTTCACGCACGGCGCATGGATCGTGGTGATCGCCATGCCGCTGCTCTTCCTGGGCATGCGCGCGGTGCACCAGCACTACGAGCGGGTGGCGCGGGAACTGGCGATCACCCCCGGCGCACGGCCCTGGGAGCCGGCCGGGAACTCCGTACTGGTGCTGGTCAACGCGCTGAACGCACCCACGCTCAAGGCCCTCGGCTACGCCCGGGCGATGCGTCCCACCTCGCTGGACGCACTGATCGTGGCGGTCGAGCCCGGCGATGTGCGGGGGCTGCGCGAGCAGTGGGACGCGCACGACATCACTGTGCCGCTCCAGGTGCTCAGTTCGCCCTACCGGGACTTCACCCGGCCGGTGATCGACTACGTCCTGGACGTCTGTGCGCGGCATCCGGGCGGCGCCGTCACCGTCGTCATCCCCGAGTACATCGTCGGCCGCTGGTGGGAAGCGCCGCTGCACAACCAGAGTGCCCTGCGCCTCAAGGCCCGGCTGCTGTTCACACCGGGGGTGACCGTGGTCAACGTGCCCTACCGGCTTCCATCGGGCAGGGCGCGCGGCGGCTAG
- the ggt gene encoding gamma-glutamyltransferase, which translates to MSRARRLTVLGAATALAGSLVAVPAAAGTAAPARPATAAQDSATPATPEKTPVAVGSGGAVSSVDADASAAGIAVLKQGGNAVDAAVATAAALGVTEPYSAGIGGGGYFVSYDARSRTVRTLDGRETAPRSAGRDLFLENGAPIPFADAVTSGLSIGTPGTPATWDAALRKWGSRSLGQVLRPAQKLAQGGFTVDPTFRQQTADNEARFRDFPATAGLFLPGGKLPVVGSTMKNPDLARTYGELATKGVGALYDGALGRDIVRTVQKPPVRTGATRKVRPGKLTADDLRAYRALGQAPTRTRYRGLDVYGIAPSSSGGTSVAEALNILEKSDVSRLSEKQYLHRYLEASRIAFADRGRWVGDPAQEDVPTKGLTSQRFADSRACLIHDDKALTSPLAPGDPRHPKRCAAGDKAAPTTYEGENTTHLTVADKWGNVVAYTLTIEQTGGSGIVVPHRGFLLNNELTDFSFAPADPAVRDPNLPGPGKRPRSSISPTIVLRHGRPVVALGSPGGATIITTVLQTLVNHFDRGMPLVDAIAAPRASQRNAATTELEPGLWNSPVRRQLEAIGHAFKQNPEIGAATGVQRLPDGRWLAAAEKVRRGGGSAMVVHRS; encoded by the coding sequence ATGAGCAGAGCCCGACGCCTCACCGTCCTGGGAGCGGCCACCGCGCTGGCCGGCTCCCTGGTGGCGGTCCCGGCCGCCGCCGGGACCGCCGCGCCCGCCCGGCCGGCCACCGCGGCCCAGGACAGCGCCACCCCCGCCACACCGGAGAAGACGCCGGTCGCCGTCGGCTCCGGCGGGGCCGTCTCCAGCGTCGACGCGGATGCCTCGGCCGCCGGCATCGCGGTGCTGAAGCAGGGCGGCAACGCCGTGGACGCGGCGGTCGCCACCGCCGCCGCCCTCGGCGTCACCGAGCCCTACTCCGCGGGCATCGGTGGCGGCGGCTACTTCGTCTCCTACGACGCCAGGTCCCGCACCGTCCGCACCCTCGACGGCCGGGAGACCGCCCCGCGCTCCGCCGGCCGGGACCTCTTCCTGGAGAACGGCGCCCCGATCCCGTTCGCCGACGCCGTCACCAGCGGCCTGAGCATCGGCACCCCGGGCACCCCCGCCACCTGGGACGCCGCCCTGCGCAAGTGGGGCAGCCGGTCCCTGGGCCAGGTGCTGCGGCCCGCACAGAAGCTGGCCCAGGGCGGCTTCACGGTCGACCCGACCTTCCGTCAGCAGACCGCGGACAACGAGGCCCGCTTCCGGGACTTCCCGGCGACCGCCGGCCTCTTCCTGCCCGGCGGCAAGCTGCCGGTGGTCGGCTCGACGATGAAGAACCCCGATCTGGCCCGTACGTACGGGGAGTTGGCGACGAAGGGGGTCGGGGCGCTCTACGACGGCGCACTGGGCCGGGACATCGTCCGCACCGTCCAGAAGCCGCCGGTGCGCACCGGCGCCACCCGCAAGGTGCGGCCCGGCAAGCTGACCGCGGACGACCTGCGGGCCTACCGGGCCCTCGGCCAGGCGCCGACCCGCACCCGCTACCGCGGCCTCGACGTCTACGGCATCGCGCCGTCGTCCTCCGGCGGCACCAGCGTCGCCGAGGCGCTCAACATCCTGGAGAAGAGCGATGTCTCCCGGCTGAGCGAGAAGCAGTACCTCCACCGGTACCTGGAGGCGAGCCGGATCGCCTTCGCCGACCGCGGACGCTGGGTCGGCGACCCGGCTCAGGAGGACGTACCGACGAAGGGCCTCACCTCCCAGCGCTTCGCCGACTCCCGCGCCTGCCTCATCCACGACGACAAGGCGCTGACCAGCCCGCTCGCGCCGGGCGACCCGCGCCATCCGAAGCGCTGCGCGGCCGGCGACAAGGCCGCCCCGACGACGTACGAGGGGGAGAACACCACCCATCTGACCGTCGCCGACAAGTGGGGCAACGTCGTCGCCTACACCCTGACCATCGAGCAGACCGGCGGCAGCGGCATCGTCGTCCCGCACCGGGGCTTCCTGCTCAACAACGAGCTCACGGACTTCTCCTTCGCGCCCGCCGACCCGGCCGTGCGCGACCCCAACCTCCCGGGTCCCGGCAAGCGGCCGCGCTCGTCCATCTCGCCGACGATCGTGCTGCGCCACGGCCGGCCGGTGGTGGCGCTCGGCTCGCCGGGCGGCGCGACCATCATCACGACCGTGCTGCAGACCCTGGTCAACCACTTCGATCGCGGGATGCCGCTGGTCGACGCCATCGCCGCCCCGCGCGCCAGCCAGCGCAACGCGGCGACGACCGAACTCGAACCCGGCCTGTGGAACAGCCCGGTCCGCCGGCAACTCGAGGCGATCGGACATGCGTTCAAGCAGAACCCGGAGATCGGGGCGGCGACCGGGGTCCAGCGGCTGCCGGACGGCCGCTGGCTGGCCGCCGCCGAGAAGGTACGGCGCGGCGGCGGCTCGGCGATGGTCGTCCACCGGTCGTAA
- a CDS encoding isochorismatase family protein produces MPATTLDATTALVLIDLQKGIAGLPVAPLPSAEVIEQGTRLAAAFRARGLPVVLVNVTGDAPGRTQAPRPAGSPPADWAELVPELDRQPGDILVTKQQWGAFHGTDLDLELRRRGVTQIVLAGIATSIGVESTARAAHEHGYHVTLATDAMTDLDADAHRNSLEKIFPRLGETGTTAEILGLLG; encoded by the coding sequence GTGCCCGCCACCACCCTCGATGCCACGACCGCCCTGGTACTGATCGACCTGCAGAAGGGCATCGCCGGTCTGCCCGTCGCCCCGCTGCCCTCCGCCGAGGTCATCGAGCAGGGCACGCGGCTGGCCGCCGCGTTCCGTGCGCGCGGGCTGCCGGTCGTCCTGGTGAACGTCACGGGCGACGCCCCGGGCCGTACCCAGGCCCCGCGGCCCGCGGGCAGCCCGCCCGCCGACTGGGCCGAGCTGGTGCCCGAGCTCGACCGGCAGCCCGGCGACATCCTCGTCACCAAGCAGCAGTGGGGCGCCTTCCACGGCACCGACCTGGATCTGGAGCTGCGCCGTCGCGGGGTGACCCAGATCGTCCTCGCCGGCATCGCCACCAGCATCGGAGTGGAGTCCACCGCCCGTGCCGCGCACGAACACGGCTACCACGTCACGCTCGCCACCGACGCGATGACCGACCTGGACGCCGACGCGCACCGCAACAGCCTGGAGAAGATCTTCCCGCGGCTGGGCGAGACCGGCACGACCGCGGAGATCCTCGGACTCCTCGGCTGA
- a CDS encoding HAAS signaling domain-containing protein, protein MKTTSAQSASVRQYLAAVAREPAVLPADRRHELGSDLAEHIETELAERPGSEAEILRELGDPRVPARPTG, encoded by the coding sequence ATGAAAACCACCAGCGCACAGAGCGCATCGGTCCGGCAGTACCTCGCGGCCGTCGCGCGCGAGCCGGCGGTCCTCCCCGCGGACCGCCGGCACGAGCTCGGCTCGGATCTCGCCGAGCACATCGAGACAGAGCTCGCCGAGCGGCCCGGCAGCGAGGCGGAGATCCTTCGCGAACTGGGCGACCCGCGCGTCCCGGCCCGCCCTACGGGCTGA
- a CDS encoding SDR family NAD(P)-dependent oxidoreductase gives MSRAVLVTGASRGIGRAVAEIFAAHGDRVALHYASRRAAAQEAFDGLAGSGHVLVQGDVSTPEGAAAIVEAAVDGLGGVDVLVNNAAANRAHPLDRTSFEDWRSAWRQIVDVNLLGAADVTYHAARSMIEREVEGRIVNIGSRGAFRGEPDHPAYGASKAALHAMGQSLAVHLAPYGIGVASVAPGFVATERVADRLTEDVREQSPFGRVASPQEVASAVHYLASPAAVWTSGTVLDVNGASHLR, from the coding sequence ATGAGCCGGGCGGTGCTGGTGACCGGGGCCTCGCGGGGCATCGGCCGCGCGGTCGCCGAGATCTTCGCCGCGCACGGGGACCGGGTCGCCCTGCATTACGCGTCGCGGCGGGCGGCGGCGCAGGAGGCGTTCGACGGGCTGGCGGGCAGCGGGCATGTGCTGGTGCAGGGGGATGTCAGCACGCCGGAAGGGGCGGCGGCGATCGTCGAGGCGGCCGTGGACGGGCTGGGCGGCGTCGATGTGCTCGTCAACAACGCGGCCGCGAACCGGGCGCATCCGCTGGACCGTACGTCGTTCGAGGACTGGCGCAGCGCCTGGCGGCAGATCGTGGACGTGAACCTGCTGGGGGCGGCGGACGTCACCTACCACGCCGCGCGGAGCATGATCGAGCGGGAGGTGGAGGGACGGATCGTCAACATCGGCTCGCGCGGGGCGTTCCGCGGTGAGCCGGACCACCCGGCCTACGGCGCGTCCAAGGCGGCGCTGCATGCGATGGGGCAGTCGCTGGCGGTCCATCTGGCGCCGTACGGCATCGGTGTGGCCTCCGTGGCCCCCGGATTCGTGGCCACCGAGCGGGTCGCGGACCGCCTCACGGAGGACGTCCGGGAGCAGAGCCCGTTCGGCCGGGTCGCTTCGCCACAGGAGGTGGCGTCCGCCGTCCATTACCTGGCCTCACCGGCGGCGGTCTGGACCTCGGGAACGGTGCTCGACGTCAACGGCGCCTCGCACCTGCGCTGA
- the ligD gene encoding non-homologous end-joining DNA ligase: protein MAPSAEPGSASYPVIRPMLATVGPLPAAHEEAAWAFEAKWDGARCIVNAPGDGTIRLVTRAGNDATSTYPELGPLGAQLRGRSAVLDGEVVVLDARGRPDFGLLQRRMGVVNPRRTARLAMEYPVHLVLFDLMYLDGSLLGSPYYERRRLLAGLRLRGPNWSAPAYVEGHGQQAWEASLQGGLEGVVAKRLTSAYLPGVRSPEWRKTKHLLTLDVIIGGWTEGHGGLAGLPGSVLAGVAEPAGLRYVGSVGSGLSDRERRELAQYLGVIPLDHSPFVNPVDVPQAHWAEPRLVAEIMLSGWTSAGRLRHPIWHRLRPDLTHLG from the coding sequence ATGGCCCCGTCCGCCGAGCCCGGCTCGGCCTCGTACCCCGTGATCCGGCCGATGCTGGCCACGGTCGGCCCGCTGCCCGCCGCGCACGAGGAGGCGGCCTGGGCGTTCGAGGCCAAATGGGACGGTGCGCGCTGCATCGTCAACGCTCCCGGTGACGGAACGATCCGGCTGGTCACCCGGGCGGGCAATGACGCGACCTCGACCTATCCGGAACTGGGGCCGCTGGGCGCACAGCTGCGGGGCCGGTCCGCGGTGCTCGACGGCGAGGTGGTGGTGCTGGACGCGCGCGGACGGCCCGACTTCGGGCTGCTGCAGCGCCGGATGGGCGTGGTGAACCCGCGCCGCACGGCCCGGCTGGCCATGGAGTACCCCGTACACCTCGTTCTCTTCGACCTCATGTACCTGGACGGATCGCTGCTCGGCTCGCCCTACTACGAGCGCCGCCGCCTGCTCGCCGGGCTGCGGCTGCGCGGCCCGAACTGGTCGGCGCCCGCGTATGTGGAGGGCCATGGGCAGCAGGCCTGGGAGGCCTCGCTGCAGGGCGGTCTCGAAGGTGTGGTGGCGAAGCGGCTGACCTCCGCGTACCTGCCGGGCGTCCGGTCGCCCGAGTGGCGCAAGACGAAGCATCTGCTGACCCTCGACGTGATCATCGGGGGCTGGACCGAGGGCCACGGCGGGCTGGCCGGACTGCCGGGTTCCGTCCTGGCGGGGGTCGCCGAACCCGCGGGGCTGCGGTACGTCGGCTCCGTCGGCTCGGGGCTGTCCGACCGGGAGCGCCGGGAACTGGCGCAGTACCTGGGAGTGATCCCGCTCGACCACTCCCCCTTCGTCAATCCCGTGGACGTACCGCAGGCGCACTGGGCCGAGCCCCGGCTCGTCGCCGAGATCATGCTCAGCGGCTGGACCTCGGCCGGCCGGCTGCGGCATCCGATCTGGCACCGGCTGCGCCCCGACCTCACCCACCTCGGCTGA
- a CDS encoding carboxymuconolactone decarboxylase family protein: MDARLNVLGVPSAHKILKHLIAADKEASALPATTRELVKIRASQINGCGGCLDMHTKDAAQAGESALRLNLVAAWREATVFTEAERAALELTEQGTRIADAAGGVTDEAWARAAEHYDEEQLTALVSQIAVINAFNRLNVITRQPAGDYQPGQFG, encoded by the coding sequence ATGGATGCCCGTTTGAACGTCCTCGGCGTTCCGAGCGCCCACAAGATCCTGAAGCACCTCATCGCGGCGGACAAGGAGGCGTCGGCGCTGCCGGCCACGACGCGGGAACTGGTGAAGATCCGCGCGAGCCAGATCAACGGCTGCGGCGGCTGCCTCGACATGCACACCAAGGACGCCGCGCAGGCCGGTGAGAGCGCGTTGCGCCTCAACCTGGTCGCGGCGTGGCGGGAGGCGACGGTCTTCACCGAGGCCGAGCGCGCCGCGCTGGAGCTGACGGAGCAGGGCACCCGTATCGCGGACGCGGCCGGCGGGGTCACGGACGAAGCCTGGGCGCGTGCCGCCGAGCACTACGACGAGGAGCAGCTCACTGCCCTGGTGTCCCAGATCGCCGTGATCAACGCCTTCAACCGGCTGAACGTCATCACCCGGCAGCCCGCCGGTGACTACCAGCCCGGGCAGTTCGGATAG
- a CDS encoding polysaccharide deacetylase family protein encodes MASDKRTNTRRRFLQAAVVVGVLSAGRLLFGSGSGAPEPGGPPRARPRPPEPPDTAGGPPPPAGPAGATHPPQPYRLRPMAGESSRSGPGASPPHPEVAFHLAGDHREIFLTFDDGPHPLYTPDILRILRRHEVRATFFVIGENAVEFPGLLYDIADEGHAVGNHTWTHPQLTALPPGAVRSELGRTSSLIEDILGTAPDLARAPYGEWDDPALSICNDLGMSPVGWAVDSQDWTLPGAGTIAYTVLDAMHPGAIVLSHDGGGERWQTVEALEWYLPRLLDEGYRPLRIVP; translated from the coding sequence ATGGCATCCGATAAGCGCACCAATACGCGGCGGAGGTTCCTGCAGGCCGCGGTCGTGGTCGGCGTGCTCTCCGCGGGCCGCCTCCTGTTCGGCTCCGGCAGCGGCGCTCCGGAGCCCGGCGGGCCGCCGCGGGCCCGGCCCCGCCCGCCGGAACCGCCCGACACGGCGGGCGGCCCTCCCCCGCCCGCCGGCCCCGCCGGTGCGACGCACCCCCCGCAGCCGTACCGCCTGCGCCCGATGGCCGGCGAGTCCTCCCGCTCGGGGCCGGGCGCCTCGCCGCCGCACCCCGAGGTCGCCTTCCACCTCGCCGGCGACCACCGCGAGATCTTCCTCACCTTCGACGACGGCCCGCACCCCCTCTACACCCCCGACATCCTGCGGATCCTGCGCCGCCACGAGGTCCGGGCCACGTTCTTCGTCATCGGCGAGAACGCCGTCGAATTCCCGGGCCTGCTCTACGACATCGCCGACGAGGGCCATGCCGTCGGCAATCACACCTGGACCCATCCGCAGCTCACCGCGCTGCCGCCGGGCGCCGTCCGCAGCGAACTCGGCCGCACCAGCAGCCTGATCGAGGACATCCTCGGCACCGCCCCCGACCTGGCCCGCGCCCCGTACGGCGAGTGGGACGACCCCGCGCTGAGCATCTGCAACGACCTGGGCATGTCGCCCGTCGGCTGGGCGGTCGACTCACAGGACTGGACCCTCCCCGGGGCCGGGACCATCGCGTACACCGTCCTGGACGCGATGCACCCCGGCGCGATCGTCCTGTCGCACGACGGCGGCGGCGAACGGTGGCAGACCGTCGAGGCGCTGGAGTGGTATCTGCCGCGGCTGCTGGACGAGGGGTACCGGCCGCTCCGTATTGTGCCCTGA
- a CDS encoding glutathione S-transferase family protein, which yields MPPPTDHGADGTTDGAPDDTPHATTDGNTAYGKKPFKRSKSHFADRITADGRDGWPVEAGRYRLVVSRACPWASRAVISRRLLGLENAISLALTDPIQDDRSWRFTLEPDGRDPVLGIHFLSEAYDAREKDYPGGVSVPAVVDVPSGQLVTNDYQQITLDFATEWQALHRPGAPDLYPEPLREEIDVVMAGVYRDVNNGVYRAGFATGQGDYEAAFHDLFRRLDLLSVRLSDRRYLVGDTLTEADIRLFTTLVRFDAVYHGHFKCNQFKLAEDPVLWAYAKDLYQTPGFGDTVDFHHIKQHYYRVHTGINPTGIVPLGPDLSGWLTPHYRDELGGRPFGDGTPPGPVPTAEEVPPSGRPEPAPTGF from the coding sequence ATGCCCCCTCCCACCGACCACGGCGCCGACGGCACGACGGACGGCGCACCGGACGACACACCGCACGCGACCACCGACGGCAACACGGCATACGGCAAGAAGCCCTTCAAGCGCTCCAAGAGCCACTTCGCCGACCGCATCACGGCGGACGGCCGTGACGGCTGGCCGGTCGAGGCCGGCCGCTACCGCCTGGTGGTCAGCCGCGCCTGCCCCTGGGCGAGCCGCGCCGTCATCTCCCGACGGCTGCTCGGCCTGGAGAACGCGATCTCGCTGGCCCTCACCGACCCGATCCAGGACGACCGCAGCTGGCGCTTCACCCTGGAGCCGGACGGCCGCGACCCCGTCCTCGGCATCCACTTCCTCAGCGAGGCCTATGACGCCCGTGAGAAGGACTACCCGGGCGGCGTCAGCGTCCCCGCCGTCGTCGACGTGCCCAGCGGGCAGCTCGTCACCAACGACTACCAGCAGATCACCCTGGACTTCGCCACCGAGTGGCAGGCGCTGCACCGGCCCGGCGCCCCCGATCTGTACCCCGAGCCGCTGCGCGAGGAGATCGACGTCGTGATGGCGGGCGTCTACCGGGACGTCAACAACGGCGTGTACCGGGCCGGGTTCGCCACCGGGCAGGGCGACTACGAGGCCGCCTTCCACGATCTGTTCCGGCGCCTGGACCTGCTGTCCGTGCGGCTGTCCGACCGGCGCTACCTCGTGGGCGACACCCTCACCGAGGCCGATATCCGGCTGTTCACCACGCTGGTCCGCTTCGACGCCGTCTACCACGGGCACTTCAAGTGCAACCAGTTCAAGCTGGCCGAGGACCCGGTGCTGTGGGCCTACGCCAAGGACCTCTACCAGACCCCCGGCTTCGGCGACACCGTCGACTTCCACCACATCAAGCAGCACTACTACCGGGTGCACACGGGCATCAACCCGACCGGCATCGTCCCCCTCGGACCGGACCTCTCCGGCTGGCTGACGCCGCACTACCGCGACGAGTTGGGCGGACGGCCGTTCGGCGACGGCACCCCGCCCGGACCGGTACCGACGGCCGAAGAGGTGCCGCCCAGCGGACGCCCCGAGCCCGCGCCGACCGGTTTCTGA
- a CDS encoding amidase, whose product MSVDESQDSGTGPAPAGHTGAPAGEWEGLAEQARALAEGRVTSTALVRRSLERIEASQGSVNAFRRVRPEAALAEAAQADRRLAAGERLPLLGVPVAVKDDTDVAGEPTAFGCAGEFPPKERDAEVVRRLRAAGAIIVGKTNACELGQWPFTEGPAFGNTCNPWSLAHTPGGSSGGSAAAVAAGLVPAALGTDGAGSVRIPAAWSHLVGIKPQRGRISTWPDPEAFQGITGIGPLARTVEDAALLLDVASGNHDGDLHRPPAIAAREAAGRDPGRLRIALSWKAAFTFTPKPLHPDVRAAVTEVARTLARLGHFVEEAEPDYGLVGLAFVPRATAGVGEWADRVPDRSLLDRRTREAARMGRLLGGPVLRRARAVERRQQRRIGALFGPYDVLLTPTTATPPPRIGTLAKLSGWRTDQAMIAACPYAWPWNVLGWPGVSVPAGFSGDGLPLGAQLLGPAHGEPRLISLAAQLQDDLRWHERRPAGHPAPPQGVPR is encoded by the coding sequence GTGAGCGTTGACGAGAGCCAGGACAGCGGGACCGGCCCGGCCCCGGCCGGGCACACCGGTGCCCCGGCCGGGGAGTGGGAAGGCCTCGCCGAGCAGGCACGGGCGCTGGCCGAGGGGCGGGTGACCTCGACCGCGCTGGTACGGCGGTCGCTGGAGCGCATCGAGGCCAGCCAGGGCAGCGTCAACGCCTTCCGCCGGGTACGGCCCGAGGCGGCGCTGGCGGAGGCCGCCCAGGCCGACCGCAGGCTGGCGGCCGGCGAGCGGCTGCCGCTGCTCGGGGTGCCGGTCGCCGTCAAGGACGACACCGATGTGGCGGGTGAGCCCACCGCGTTCGGCTGCGCCGGCGAATTCCCGCCCAAGGAGCGCGATGCCGAGGTCGTCCGGCGGCTGCGCGCGGCCGGCGCGATCATCGTCGGCAAGACCAACGCCTGCGAACTGGGGCAGTGGCCGTTCACCGAGGGCCCGGCCTTCGGCAACACCTGCAACCCCTGGAGCCTCGCCCACACCCCGGGCGGCTCGTCCGGCGGCTCGGCCGCCGCGGTCGCGGCCGGACTGGTGCCCGCGGCGCTCGGCACCGACGGCGCCGGTTCGGTGCGGATCCCCGCCGCCTGGTCCCATCTGGTCGGCATCAAGCCCCAGCGCGGCCGCATCTCCACCTGGCCGGACCCGGAGGCCTTCCAGGGGATCACCGGTATCGGACCGCTGGCCCGTACGGTCGAGGACGCGGCGCTGCTGCTGGACGTGGCCAGCGGCAACCACGACGGCGATCTGCACCGGCCGCCCGCCATCGCGGCGCGCGAGGCGGCCGGCCGCGACCCGGGCCGGCTGCGGATCGCGCTGTCGTGGAAGGCCGCCTTCACCTTCACCCCCAAGCCGCTGCACCCCGACGTCCGGGCCGCGGTCACGGAGGTGGCCCGCACCCTGGCCCGGCTGGGGCACTTCGTCGAGGAGGCGGAACCGGACTACGGGCTGGTCGGCCTGGCCTTCGTCCCGCGCGCCACGGCCGGGGTGGGGGAGTGGGCCGACCGGGTCCCCGACCGCTCCCTGCTGGACCGCCGTACGCGGGAGGCGGCGCGGATGGGCCGGCTGCTGGGCGGGCCCGTACTGCGCCGGGCGCGCGCCGTCGAGCGGCGTCAACAGCGCAGGATCGGCGCGCTGTTCGGCCCCTATGACGTCCTGCTGACGCCGACCACGGCCACCCCGCCCCCGCGGATCGGCACCCTGGCCAAGCTCAGCGGCTGGCGTACGGATCAGGCCATGATCGCTGCCTGCCCGTACGCCTGGCCGTGGAACGTCCTCGGCTGGCCGGGGGTGAGCGTCCCGGCCGGCTTCAGCGGCGACGGCCTGCCGCTGGGCGCCCAGCTGCTCGGCCCGGCCCATGGCGAACCGCGGCTGATCTCGCTTGCCGCCCAGCTCCAGGACGATCTGCGCTGGCACGAGCGGCGTCCGGCCGGGCATCCGGCGCCGCCACAGGGCGTACCGCGCTGA